In Asticcacaulis sp. SL142, the sequence GCGGGCATCAAACTGGCTGAAATCGATCTCATTCTTATACTGATTAAGGTCGGTAAAGCCTTCGCCATCACGCGAAAACAGGGTCTGCCAGTACCAGTTGATTTGCATAACATCCGGCGCGGTTTCGCCGGCGATCTGGGTTGTCAGGCGCTCCAGATGGCCGGTGAAGCCGGTATATTCGCCGCGCACGCGAATATGAGGGTGGCGTTTTTCAAACAGTTGCAGGGCATTGAGCGTGGCTTTGTGGGCGGATGTGCCGCCCCACCAGCTCATGCGCAGGGTGATAGCCCCCCCGTTTGACGATGAGGTTTGGGTCTTTGAGCAGGCGGTCAGGCCGGTGAATGCGGCCGCCCCCAGCAGAAGGTTGCGGCGATGCAGACGGGCAGCGATTAGGGTCAAATCTGACATAGTCTACCCCTTCACCGCGCCGGAGGTGATGCCTTCGACAAAGTATCTTTGGGCCACAAAAAACAGGATCAGGGACGGTGCCAAAGCGATGGTCGACATGGCTAGAATCTCATTCCATGAGGTCGCTTCGGTCACGTCGATCGACATTTTGAGCGCCAGCGCCACCGGATATTTCTCAACCGAAGACAGATAGATCAGGGGCTGCAGGAAGTCGTTCATTGACCACATGAACTGGAACAGGGCGACCGAAATAATGGCAGGCAGTATGACGGGGGCCACCACCAGAGTCAGTACTTGAAAGGAATTGCAGCCATCCATGACCGCGGCCTCTTCCATTTCCATGGGCAGTGAGCGCATGAACTGAATGATCATGAACACGAAGAAGCCTTCGACCGCAAAGGCTTGCGGGGCGATAAGCGGCAGATAGGTGTCGAGCCAGCCAAATTCGCGGAACATCAGATATTGCGGGATCAGCAAAACGGATTTCGGCAACAGAACCGTCGCCATCAGCAGTGCAAACAATAACTTACGGCCCGGAATGGCAAAACGGGCAAAGCCGTAGGCGACGATAACGGACGAAATAACCGTCACGATCACCTTGGGCACGACGATCTTCATGGTGTTGATCAGGTAGGTCGCAAAGGTATATTCGGTCGAGGTTTCCCAGCCTTTTTTGAAGCCATCGAGTGTCGGCTCTTTCGGGATGAAACCGATAGAGGAGAAGATTTCCTGATTGTTCTTAAACGATCCACCGATCATCCAGAACAGCGGATAGAGCATCATGAAGCCGATAATGATCAGTATGCCGTAGCGCAGGAAGGCATTGATGACCGGTAGGTGTTTACGCCATCCGGCGTCAGCGGGTGCGGACACGCTCATTTCTGGTCTCCCCGATCTTGAGCATAAAAGACCCAGTGTTTCTGGGACCAGAAAGCGATGGCGGTAAAGACGGCGATGATGACAAACAGCACCCACGACAGGGCCGAGGAATAGCCGAGGTTGAA encodes:
- a CDS encoding carbohydrate ABC transporter permease, whose amino-acid sequence is MSVSAPADAGWRKHLPVINAFLRYGILIIIGFMMLYPLFWMIGGSFKNNQEIFSSIGFIPKEPTLDGFKKGWETSTEYTFATYLINTMKIVVPKVIVTVISSVIVAYGFARFAIPGRKLLFALLMATVLLPKSVLLIPQYLMFREFGWLDTYLPLIAPQAFAVEGFFVFMIIQFMRSLPMEMEEAAVMDGCNSFQVLTLVVAPVILPAIISVALFQFMWSMNDFLQPLIYLSSVEKYPVALALKMSIDVTEATSWNEILAMSTIALAPSLILFFVAQRYFVEGITSGAVKG